Proteins found in one Cyprinus carpio isolate SPL01 chromosome B10, ASM1834038v1, whole genome shotgun sequence genomic segment:
- the pnx gene encoding homeobox protein pnx, with protein sequence MDTLAALEATVRMREETGNSPVLGKTSFSIADILDPSKFTGRIRRRRETSTRGKSRMTASENSADSNMPSVSGAKGKSKRIRTAFTLDQLRILERSFQNSHYLSVFERHCIATALRLSETQVKIWFQNRRTKWKKEQEGQGGEEQNHCASPAFTQNSFIYALPGHHANPVHYYTPQTPYLNTPHHHHTLLMF encoded by the exons ATGGACACACTTGCTGCTCTTGAAGCGACTGTCAGGATGCGTGAAGAAACTGGCAATTCACCAGTGCTGGGAAAAACCTCTTTTTCCATCGCAGACATTCTGGATCCCTCCAAATTCACAGGAAGAATCAGGAGACGCAGAGAGACATCAACACGCGGGAAATCTCGA ATGACTGCATCTGAAAACTCGGCAGATTCAAACATGCCCAGTGTTTCTGGTGCGAAGGGGAAATCGAAGCGCATCCGCACCGCGTTCACACTGGATCAGCTGCGCATCCTGGAGCGAAGCTTCCAGAACAGCCACTATCTGTCTGTGTTTGAGCGCCACTGCATCGCCACGGCCCTCCGTCTCTCCGAAACACAGGTCAAGATCTGGTTTCAGAACCGACGCACCAAATGGAAGAAGGAACAAGAAGGTCAAGGAGGAGAGGAGCAGAACCACTGCGCAAGTCCAGCGTTCACGCAAAACTCATTCATCTATGCGCTGCCTGGACATCATGCAAATCCTGTGCATTATTACACACCACAAACACCGTACCTGAACACACCTCACCATCACCACACCCTCCTGATGTTCTGA